A single Cryomorphaceae bacterium DNA region contains:
- a CDS encoding adenylate kinase, with translation MLNIVLFGPPGAGKGTQSQNLIDKYGLVHLSTGDILRGEIKAGTELGLEAKKLMDQGELVPDEVVIGMISHKIEENKHGNGFIFDGFPRTQAQAKALDVLLEMKGTEITGMLALEVPDEELKNRLLERGKTSGRPDDQNEEIIGNRIAVYQRDTAPVKEYYGAQNKLQDVNGLGSIDEITERLASAIEQASQA, from the coding sequence ATGCTCAATATTGTACTGTTCGGCCCTCCAGGGGCAGGAAAAGGAACCCAATCGCAAAACTTGATCGACAAATACGGCTTAGTGCACCTCAGCACCGGGGATATTCTCCGCGGAGAAATCAAAGCCGGAACGGAATTGGGTTTGGAAGCCAAGAAACTCATGGATCAGGGCGAACTCGTTCCCGATGAGGTAGTGATTGGAATGATCAGCCACAAGATTGAAGAGAATAAGCACGGAAACGGATTTATTTTCGATGGCTTTCCCCGAACCCAGGCACAGGCCAAAGCGCTGGATGTGCTTTTGGAGATGAAAGGAACGGAGATTACCGGCATGTTGGCTTTGGAAGTTCCCGATGAAGAACTCAAAAACCGCCTTTTGGAGCGCGGTAAGACTTCAGGTCGCCCGGATGATCAGAACGAGGAGATCATCGGTAACCGCATCGCCGTTTATCAGCGCGATACGGCGCCAGTCAAAGAATATTACGGAGCGCAAAACAAGCTCCAAGACGTGAACGGGCTCGGAAGCATCGATGAGATCACCGAACGCCTGGCTTCTGCGATTGAGCAGGCGTCGCAAGCATAA
- the hpt gene encoding hypoxanthine phosphoribosyltransferase, with protein MDSIELHGKHFRPYITAEEIAVEVKRVAEELYAEYKDEEPLFIGVLNGAFMFMADLMRQYPGPCDMSFVKVRSYSGMESTGKVTEVIGLSDRVKGRPVVLIEDIVDTGNTMVALHNIFEGHEPASLKLATLFYKPEAYKQDLPVDFVGKEIGNEFIVGYGLDYDGLGRNLPHVYVIEE; from the coding sequence ATGGATTCCATCGAGCTGCACGGCAAGCATTTTCGTCCCTATATCACAGCAGAAGAGATCGCTGTGGAGGTCAAAAGAGTGGCCGAAGAGCTCTATGCGGAGTACAAAGATGAAGAGCCACTTTTCATTGGAGTATTGAACGGCGCCTTCATGTTCATGGCGGATTTGATGCGTCAATATCCAGGGCCGTGCGATATGAGTTTTGTGAAGGTTCGATCGTACAGCGGAATGGAGAGCACTGGAAAGGTGACGGAGGTGATTGGCCTCAGTGATCGCGTGAAGGGAAGGCCTGTAGTATTGATTGAAGACATCGTCGATACGGGGAATACCATGGTGGCCCTACACAACATTTTTGAAGGGCATGAGCCGGCGAGTCTCAAGCTGGCAACGCTGTTTTACAAGCCAGAGGCTTATAAGCAAGATTTACCCGTTGACTTTGTCGGGAAAGAAATTGGAAATGAGTTCATTGTGGGCTACGGATTGGATTACGACGGTCTTGGTCGTAACTTGCCCCACGTTTACGTAATCGAGGAATAA
- a CDS encoding 5-(carboxyamino)imidazole ribonucleotide synthase, translating to MKDLFSTPFTLGILGGGQLGKMMLTETRKYDLRTKVLDPSPEAPCRIGSNEFEVGDLKDTERVLEFAKDVDVLTIEIEHVSTEALRQIKASGIPVHPDPEALAIIQDKGTQKEFYSAHNIPTAPFEVFADKATTLEAFRDGRWSTPCVWKSRTGGYDGFGVRVLRTDADLNSIGEGPGLLENMVPFDLELAVVVARNPSGEVKSYPVVEMEFHPTANQVEYVLAPARISDEIAEKARVLAERTATELGICGLLAVELFLTSEGELLVNEVAPRPHNSGHWTIEGAYTSQFEQHVRGILDLPLGSTALKAPSVMVNLVGAEGHQGPVRYEGIADVLRMPGAYPHIYGKKDMRPFRKMGHVTIVAPDLAEARRNAKTVKGAIKVISQ from the coding sequence ATGAAAGACCTGTTTTCCACACCCTTCACCCTCGGTATTCTCGGGGGCGGACAGCTCGGAAAGATGATGCTGACCGAGACCCGGAAGTACGACTTGCGAACCAAAGTGCTGGATCCTTCTCCCGAAGCTCCTTGCCGCATCGGCAGCAATGAATTCGAGGTAGGTGATCTCAAGGATACCGAACGCGTATTGGAGTTTGCCAAGGACGTGGACGTCCTGACCATTGAAATTGAGCATGTTTCCACCGAAGCCCTGCGCCAAATTAAGGCCTCCGGCATTCCCGTGCACCCCGATCCAGAAGCCCTGGCCATTATTCAGGACAAGGGTACTCAGAAAGAATTTTACTCCGCCCACAACATTCCCACGGCACCGTTCGAAGTGTTCGCGGATAAAGCGACTACGCTTGAGGCATTTAGAGACGGGCGTTGGTCCACTCCTTGCGTGTGGAAGAGCCGAACGGGCGGCTATGATGGTTTTGGGGTTCGGGTCCTACGGACCGATGCAGACCTCAACTCCATCGGTGAAGGTCCGGGTTTGTTGGAAAACATGGTTCCCTTTGACCTAGAGCTGGCCGTTGTGGTCGCGCGGAATCCAAGTGGCGAAGTGAAAAGCTACCCGGTTGTTGAAATGGAATTCCACCCCACAGCCAATCAAGTAGAGTACGTGCTTGCCCCCGCTCGGATTTCCGATGAGATCGCTGAAAAAGCGCGCGTCTTGGCTGAACGCACGGCGACCGAATTGGGCATTTGCGGACTACTCGCTGTGGAACTATTCTTGACCTCGGAAGGAGAACTCCTCGTCAATGAGGTGGCTCCACGCCCACACAACAGTGGTCATTGGACCATCGAAGGCGCATATACGTCACAGTTTGAGCAGCACGTGCGCGGGATCCTTGACTTGCCATTGGGAAGTACGGCCTTGAAGGCCCCTTCCGTCATGGTGAACCTCGTTGGTGCTGAAGGTCATCAAGGGCCGGTTCGCTATGAAGGGATTGCCGATGTCTTGCGTATGCCTGGAGCCTATCCGCACATCTACGGGAAAAAGGACATGCGCCCCTTC